A single Pedobacter sp. PACM 27299 DNA region contains:
- the dusB gene encoding tRNA dihydrouridine synthase DusB, translated as MSVKIGNIDLGEFPLLLAPMEDVSDPPFRFVCKQSGVDMMYTEFISSEGLIRDAAKSRAKLDIFEYERPIGIQIFGSEIDHMREATEIATLAGPDLMDINYGCPVKNVACRGAGSALLQDIDKMVKMTEAVVKATHLPVTVKTRLGWDDTTKNVEEVAERLQDIGIQALTIHGRTRAQLYKGAADWTLIREIKRNPRIKIPIFGNGDVDSIQKAADWRLEYEVDGIMIGRAAIGYPWIFREIRHFFKTGEILAGPTVEERVNVCRTHFEKSIDWKGPRVGVFEMRRHYANYFKGLPDFKPYRMLLVKEENIEIIHSILDEVADKYHNISPVGEMA; from the coding sequence TGACCCTCCATTCCGTTTTGTATGTAAACAAAGCGGCGTGGATATGATGTACACGGAGTTTATCTCTTCTGAGGGCCTCATTAGAGACGCCGCAAAGAGCAGGGCAAAACTGGATATTTTCGAATATGAACGTCCGATCGGCATCCAGATTTTTGGAAGCGAAATTGACCACATGCGCGAAGCAACAGAGATTGCAACACTCGCAGGACCAGACCTGATGGACATTAATTATGGCTGTCCGGTCAAAAATGTAGCCTGTCGCGGAGCCGGATCCGCTTTATTACAAGATATTGACAAAATGGTAAAAATGACGGAGGCCGTAGTTAAAGCAACGCATTTGCCGGTTACTGTTAAAACCCGTTTGGGATGGGATGATACGACCAAAAATGTGGAAGAAGTTGCCGAACGTTTACAAGATATTGGTATTCAAGCTTTAACTATACATGGCAGAACACGTGCACAATTGTACAAAGGTGCTGCCGACTGGACTTTAATCCGTGAAATCAAAAGAAATCCAAGGATAAAGATTCCTATTTTTGGAAATGGTGATGTAGACAGCATTCAAAAAGCAGCAGACTGGCGATTGGAATATGAAGTGGATGGCATCATGATCGGCAGAGCAGCCATCGGATATCCATGGATTTTCAGAGAAATCAGACATTTTTTCAAAACTGGGGAAATTCTTGCAGGACCAACCGTTGAAGAACGTGTCAATGTATGCCGAACACATTTTGAAAAATCTATCGACTGGAAAGGTCCAAGAGTAGGTGTATTTGAAATGAGACGCCATTATGCCAATTATTTTAAAGGTTTACCAGACTTCAAACCTTACAGAATGTTATTGGTCAAAGAAGAAAATATAGAAATTATTCATAGCATTTTAGACGAAGTGGCAGATAAATACCATAACATTTCCCCTGTCGGAGAAATGGCGTGA
- the apaG gene encoding Co2+/Mg2+ efflux protein ApaG, giving the protein MVTAITQGVKISVETMYQDEYSNPGNEHFMFAYQITIENLSDYAVQLMRRQWFIFDSNGTEREVEGEGVVGLQPVIEPGTSYTYVSGSHLNTDMGSMKGNYLMHRLVDQTDFTVDIPEFNLIVPYRLN; this is encoded by the coding sequence ATGGTTACAGCAATCACTCAGGGCGTTAAAATATCAGTAGAAACCATGTACCAGGATGAATATTCTAATCCTGGAAATGAACATTTTATGTTTGCTTATCAAATTACTATTGAAAATTTATCTGATTATGCCGTTCAATTGATGAGGAGACAGTGGTTTATTTTTGATTCTAATGGAACAGAGCGTGAAGTAGAAGGTGAAGGTGTGGTTGGTCTTCAACCCGTAATTGAACCTGGTACGAGTTATACATACGTTTCTGGGAGCCATTTAAATACGGATATGGGCTCGATGAAAGGAAATTACCTCATGCACCGCCTCGTTGATCAAACTGATTTCACCGTAGATATTCCAGAATTTAACCTGATTGTGCCTTATCGCCTGAATTAA
- a CDS encoding zinc metallopeptidase, whose product MGTYLFLIIPILLISMYVQWKFRSKFSKYTEMRLSSGFSGKEVAEKMLHDYGIYDVRVMNADGQLTDHYNPADKTVNLSTDVYHGRSVAAAAVAAHECGHAVQHAKSYHWLQLRTSMVPLVSISSTLLQWVLILGVLLIGFTGNPFVLSIGVIGLALLTIFSIITLPVEFDASHRALIWLKNNNGVMNTPEENKQAKDALWWAALTYVVAALGALANLIYYASMLFGRNKY is encoded by the coding sequence ATGGGAACTTATTTATTTTTAATTATCCCGATCTTATTGATTAGCATGTATGTACAATGGAAATTTAGAAGTAAATTTTCAAAGTACACGGAGATGCGTTTAAGCTCGGGGTTTTCGGGAAAAGAGGTGGCGGAAAAGATGCTTCACGACTACGGAATATACGATGTGAGGGTAATGAATGCGGATGGACAATTAACGGATCATTACAATCCTGCAGATAAAACAGTGAATTTGAGTACGGATGTATACCATGGCAGAAGCGTGGCTGCTGCAGCGGTTGCAGCTCATGAATGCGGCCATGCAGTACAGCATGCCAAATCTTACCATTGGTTGCAACTGAGGACAAGTATGGTGCCTTTAGTGAGCATATCTTCTACCTTATTGCAATGGGTATTGATCTTGGGGGTATTGTTAATTGGCTTTACAGGAAATCCTTTTGTATTGAGTATTGGGGTAATCGGTTTAGCTTTATTGACAATCTTTAGCATCATTACCTTGCCTGTAGAATTTGATGCGAGTCATAGAGCATTGATCTGGCTGAAAAATAACAATGGGGTAATGAATACGCCGGAAGAAAATAAACAGGCCAAAGATGCGCTTTGGTGGGCAGCATTGACCTATGTAGTCGCCGCACTTGGCGCATTAGCCAATTTAATCTATTATGCTTCCATGTTATTCGGACGCAATAAATATTAA
- a CDS encoding DNA recombination protein RmuC: MEIAIVVLLIIILVAIIVLFLKKPASGNQHIALLALKEEEHQKSLNWLKEEKLRLEDELNDLRSNFLLERSKVIKSEETLVAQRDKQAEQEKYIAELQQRFKLEFENIANKVLEEKTAKFTEQNRTNLDLILNPFKENIKAFEEKVDKVYKSESDERNILKGVISQLMDQSKQIQEDANNLTKALKGDAKKQGNWGEVILERVLERSGLIKDREYRIQASLSAAEGSRMQPDVIIDLPDDKHVVVDSKVSLVAYERLVTADTDLEKETYLKQHLLSIKNHIQGLSGKNYQELYQINSPDFVLLFIPIESSFGIAVQQDAELFNYAWDRKVVLVSPSTLLATLRTIASIWKQERQNRNVLEIARLSGSMYDKFVGFLTDMESIGRNIRQSQDAYDKALNKLSTGTGNLSSTSEKIKKLGAKATKQIDTKFLDPLVAEEDSL, translated from the coding sequence ATGGAAATAGCAATCGTCGTATTATTGATCATAATATTAGTAGCAATTATAGTATTGTTTCTAAAAAAACCAGCCAGCGGAAATCAACACATTGCATTGCTAGCTCTAAAAGAAGAAGAGCATCAAAAATCATTAAACTGGTTAAAAGAGGAAAAATTGAGGTTGGAAGATGAGCTGAACGACCTGCGGAGTAATTTCCTTTTAGAGCGCAGTAAAGTAATTAAATCCGAGGAAACACTCGTTGCACAAAGAGACAAACAAGCGGAACAAGAAAAATATATCGCCGAATTACAGCAGCGTTTTAAACTAGAGTTTGAAAATATTGCCAATAAAGTGCTGGAGGAAAAAACAGCCAAATTTACCGAGCAAAACAGAACCAATCTTGACCTCATTCTGAATCCTTTTAAAGAGAATATCAAAGCTTTTGAAGAGAAGGTAGATAAGGTGTATAAATCAGAATCAGATGAAAGAAACATCCTTAAAGGAGTTATTTCGCAACTCATGGACCAGAGTAAGCAAATTCAGGAGGATGCCAACAACCTAACGAAAGCACTCAAAGGAGATGCTAAAAAACAAGGAAACTGGGGAGAGGTGATTCTCGAAAGGGTATTAGAGCGTTCCGGTTTAATCAAAGACAGAGAGTATAGGATACAGGCCAGTTTAAGCGCAGCAGAAGGGAGCAGGATGCAGCCTGATGTGATCATTGACCTTCCAGATGATAAACATGTAGTAGTCGATTCTAAGGTCTCCCTGGTGGCTTACGAACGACTGGTTACCGCTGACACTGATCTGGAAAAAGAAACTTATTTAAAACAGCATTTACTCTCTATAAAAAACCATATTCAAGGATTATCAGGCAAAAATTACCAGGAACTGTACCAGATCAACTCTCCCGATTTTGTACTCCTGTTTATTCCTATAGAATCGTCTTTTGGCATTGCAGTTCAGCAAGATGCAGAATTATTTAACTATGCCTGGGATAGAAAAGTAGTCCTCGTGAGTCCTTCTACTTTACTGGCAACTTTACGTACCATCGCCAGCATCTGGAAACAAGAAAGACAGAATAGAAATGTACTGGAAATTGCCAGATTGAGCGGCAGTATGTACGATAAATTTGTAGGATTTTTAACAGATATGGAGAGTATTGGAAGGAACATCCGACAAAGTCAGGATGCCTATGATAAAGCCTTAAATAAGTTGTCTACCGGAACGGGAAACCTATCCAGTACTTCAGAAAAAATCAAAAAATTAGGTGCCAAAGCAACAAAGCAAATTGACACCAAATTTTTAGATCCTTTAGTTGCTGAGGAGGACAGCTTATAA
- the thiL gene encoding thiamine-phosphate kinase — MFENKERTDIGELGEFGLIKHLTENFKIRHESSIKGVGDDAAVLSFPDKEMLISTDLLLEGIHFDLAYVPLMHLGFKAVQVNLSDIYAMNGIATQITVSIGISSKFPLEAVEEIYKGIELACNKFNIDLIGGDTSSSKQGLVISVTSIGYAEKKDIVYRSGAEEGDLLCVSGDLGGAYVGLQILEREKQIFLENPNIQPDLEGKDYIIERQLKPEGRRDIVDLLAQMEIIPTSMIDVSDGLASEIMHICQQSEKGCTLYEEKIPIDPMTYETARELGLDPTVCALNGGEDYELLFTIKQDDYTKLKNDVDISIIGHITDKNSGCKMISKSNVVHELKAQGWNAFKL; from the coding sequence ATGTTTGAGAATAAAGAGCGCACCGACATCGGAGAACTTGGAGAATTTGGTCTGATAAAACACCTGACTGAGAACTTTAAGATCAGGCATGAAAGCAGTATTAAGGGAGTTGGGGACGATGCAGCAGTATTGAGTTTTCCAGATAAAGAGATGTTGATTTCAACAGATTTACTGTTGGAAGGCATCCATTTTGACCTGGCTTATGTACCCTTAATGCACTTAGGTTTTAAAGCTGTTCAAGTGAATTTGAGTGACATTTATGCCATGAACGGTATTGCGACTCAGATTACAGTTTCAATTGGAATTTCCAGTAAATTTCCTTTGGAAGCGGTAGAAGAAATTTATAAAGGCATTGAATTGGCCTGTAATAAATTCAACATTGACTTGATTGGCGGGGATACTTCTTCGAGCAAACAAGGATTGGTGATCAGCGTAACCAGTATTGGTTATGCAGAAAAGAAAGATATTGTGTACAGAAGTGGTGCAGAGGAAGGCGATCTTCTATGTGTTTCCGGAGATTTAGGAGGTGCTTATGTGGGCTTGCAAATCCTGGAAAGAGAGAAACAAATATTTTTGGAAAACCCTAATATTCAGCCAGATCTGGAAGGGAAAGACTATATTATTGAACGTCAGCTGAAGCCGGAAGGAAGAAGAGACATTGTTGATTTATTGGCGCAAATGGAAATTATTCCTACCTCGATGATAGACGTTTCTGATGGCCTGGCTTCAGAGATCATGCACATCTGCCAGCAGTCGGAAAAAGGCTGTACTTTATACGAAGAAAAGATTCCAATTGACCCGATGACCTATGAAACGGCAAGAGAATTGGGCTTAGATCCAACGGTTTGCGCGTTAAATGGCGGGGAAGATTACGAATTGTTATTTACCATTAAACAAGACGATTACACGAAGTTAAAAAATGATGTAGACATCAGCATTATCGGTCACATCACGGATAAAAACTCTGGTTGTAAAATGATTTCCAAGTCCAATGTGGTTCATGAATTGAAAGCACAGGGATGGAACGCATTTAAATTATAA
- the nadA gene encoding quinolinate synthase NadA, translating into MDTFEELNRKGFVEEKIDPTLDLFVEIEKLKKEKNAIVLAHYYQEPDIQDIADYIGDSLGLSQEAARTDAEVIVFAGVHFMAETAKILSPEKTVLLPDLKAGCSLADSCPPHLFKKFKEKHPDHVVITYVNCTAELKAMSDIVCTSTNAVQIVESLPKDTKIIFGPDKNLGAWVAKKTGRNLVLWNGACMVHEIFSREKITRLKSRHPNAKFIAHPECEEAVLELADYIGSTTGLLNYSTKSEAQEFIVATESGIIHQMEKANPTKTFIPAPPNNNCACNDCPYMKRNTLEKLYLCLKNGSPEVTVPADIIVQARKPIERMLEISAALGL; encoded by the coding sequence ATGGATACATTTGAGGAATTAAATAGAAAAGGTTTTGTCGAAGAAAAGATTGATCCTACACTTGATCTTTTCGTGGAAATCGAAAAACTAAAAAAAGAGAAAAATGCGATAGTGCTGGCGCACTATTATCAAGAACCTGATATTCAGGATATTGCCGACTACATTGGGGACAGTTTAGGACTATCACAAGAAGCGGCAAGAACTGATGCTGAGGTGATTGTGTTTGCAGGAGTTCATTTTATGGCAGAAACTGCCAAGATTCTTTCGCCTGAGAAAACGGTTTTGCTGCCAGATTTGAAAGCAGGATGCTCGCTGGCTGATAGCTGTCCGCCGCACTTGTTTAAAAAATTCAAAGAGAAACACCCTGATCATGTGGTGATTACCTATGTGAATTGTACGGCTGAATTGAAGGCAATGAGCGATATTGTTTGTACCTCTACAAATGCGGTACAAATTGTCGAGAGTCTTCCGAAGGACACGAAGATCATTTTTGGCCCGGACAAAAACTTAGGCGCCTGGGTGGCTAAGAAAACAGGCAGAAATTTAGTGCTCTGGAATGGTGCGTGTATGGTCCACGAGATTTTTTCAAGAGAAAAAATCACCAGATTGAAATCTCGTCACCCCAATGCGAAGTTTATTGCACATCCGGAGTGTGAAGAAGCCGTTTTGGAACTGGCAGATTACATTGGATCGACTACGGGATTATTGAATTACAGTACAAAAAGTGAGGCTCAGGAATTTATTGTAGCAACGGAAAGCGGAATTATCCACCAGATGGAGAAGGCAAATCCAACAAAAACATTTATTCCGGCACCACCAAATAATAACTGTGCTTGTAATGATTGTCCTTATATGAAAAGAAATACTTTGGAAAAACTCTATTTATGTTTAAAAAATGGAAGTCCTGAAGTAACCGTTCCTGCTGATATTATTGTGCAAGCACGTAAACCAATTGAAAGAATGCTGGAGATATCCGCAGCTTTGGGTTTATAA
- the nadB gene encoding L-aspartate oxidase, with the protein MRKVDFLVIGSGIAGLSFALKAAQHGKVLIVTKSNEDESNTKYAQGGVAVVVDKDDSFEKHIEDTLIAGDGLCDREIVEIVVKEGPQRIQEIIDYGINFDKNQTGVYDLAKEGGHSENRVLHYKDVTGYEIESVLLKQIHQNKNIEILTHYFCLELITQHHLGVHVDKSSEDIHCYGIYAFNTERNDVEKILASVTIMASGGAGHVYSSTTNPVIATGDGMAMVYRAKGKVRNMEFIQFHPTALYHPGEYPAFLISEAVRGYGGVLRRKNGEEFMYEYDPRGSLASRDIVARAIDSEMKKSGEDFVYLDITNRKKSEILAHFPNIYAKCLSIGIDMTKDLIPVTPAAHYMCGGIMVDEYGRSSIKNLYACGECSSTGLHGANRLASNSLLEAPVFAHRIYEDAIATFKNTVIPDHIPEWNDHGVKQSDEDILVTHNLRETQKLMSDYVGIVRSDFRLDRAMRRLFLLHEETEAFYKANKVSVKLCELRNVIQVAFTIIKSAKARKESRGLHYTTDYPVHSAQLTDTIF; encoded by the coding sequence ATGAGAAAAGTAGATTTTTTAGTAATAGGGTCGGGTATAGCGGGTTTAAGCTTTGCATTAAAAGCAGCTCAGCATGGTAAAGTTTTAATTGTTACAAAATCAAACGAAGATGAGTCGAATACAAAATATGCGCAGGGTGGAGTAGCAGTTGTTGTGGATAAAGATGATTCGTTTGAAAAACATATTGAAGATACATTAATTGCTGGAGATGGACTGTGTGACAGAGAGATAGTGGAAATTGTAGTCAAAGAAGGACCTCAAAGAATCCAGGAAATTATAGATTATGGGATCAATTTTGATAAAAATCAGACTGGAGTTTATGATTTGGCGAAGGAGGGAGGACACTCAGAAAATCGTGTTTTACACTATAAAGACGTCACCGGATACGAAATTGAAAGCGTTTTATTAAAACAGATTCATCAGAACAAAAACATAGAGATATTAACACATTACTTCTGTTTGGAGTTAATTACTCAGCATCATTTGGGTGTGCATGTGGATAAGAGTTCAGAAGATATCCACTGTTATGGTATATATGCCTTTAACACAGAGCGTAACGATGTGGAAAAGATATTGGCGAGTGTGACTATCATGGCTTCAGGTGGAGCTGGGCATGTGTATAGCAGTACTACAAATCCCGTAATCGCTACAGGCGATGGAATGGCTATGGTATATCGCGCAAAAGGAAAAGTAAGGAATATGGAATTTATTCAGTTTCATCCAACCGCTTTATATCATCCAGGAGAATATCCTGCTTTTCTGATTTCTGAAGCAGTTCGTGGCTATGGCGGGGTGCTCAGAAGAAAAAATGGAGAAGAGTTTATGTATGAATATGATCCGCGAGGATCTTTGGCTTCCAGGGATATTGTAGCTCGTGCAATAGATTCTGAAATGAAAAAATCTGGAGAAGACTTTGTCTACCTTGACATCACCAATCGCAAAAAAAGCGAGATTTTAGCTCATTTCCCGAACATTTATGCAAAGTGTCTATCTATAGGTATAGACATGACAAAAGATTTGATACCGGTTACGCCTGCAGCTCACTATATGTGCGGCGGAATTATGGTAGATGAATATGGTCGTTCTTCTATAAAAAATTTATATGCCTGCGGCGAATGTTCGTCTACAGGTTTACATGGCGCCAATCGTTTAGCCTCAAATTCCTTACTGGAAGCTCCTGTGTTTGCGCACCGCATCTATGAAGATGCTATAGCTACTTTCAAAAATACGGTGATCCCTGACCACATCCCTGAGTGGAATGACCATGGGGTAAAGCAATCCGACGAAGATATTTTAGTCACCCATAATTTACGGGAAACACAGAAATTAATGAGCGATTACGTTGGAATTGTACGCTCTGATTTTAGATTAGACCGGGCAATGAGGCGGTTGTTTTTGCTCCATGAAGAAACAGAAGCCTTCTATAAAGCCAATAAAGTGTCTGTAAAACTCTGCGAATTGCGCAATGTAATCCAGGTTGCCTTCACGATTATTAAGTCTGCAAAAGCCAGAAAAGAGAGCAGAGGACTACATTATACGACTGATTATCCAGTGCATTCAGCACAATTAACCGATACAATTTTTTAG
- a CDS encoding gamma carbonic anhydrase family protein, translated as MAVILPVKDKHPKWAENCFIAPNATIVGDVTMGSNCSVWFNAVIRGDVNSITIGHDSNIQDGAVIHATYLKAATVIGNRVSIGHNAIVHGCILKDHILIGMGAIVMDNAIVEDYCIIAAGAVVLENTHCESGYIYAGTPAKKIKPITEEQRALLNKLPDNYIMYADWFK; from the coding sequence ATGGCAGTGATATTACCAGTGAAAGATAAGCACCCGAAATGGGCAGAAAATTGTTTTATTGCACCAAATGCGACGATTGTTGGCGACGTAACCATGGGTAGTAACTGTTCTGTCTGGTTTAATGCAGTGATCCGTGGGGACGTAAATAGCATAACTATTGGTCACGATAGTAATATTCAGGATGGCGCAGTAATCCATGCCACCTATTTGAAAGCAGCAACAGTGATTGGAAATAGAGTTTCCATTGGACACAATGCGATAGTTCATGGCTGTATTTTGAAAGACCATATCCTGATCGGTATGGGCGCCATTGTGATGGACAATGCGATAGTAGAAGATTACTGTATTATTGCAGCAGGAGCCGTTGTATTAGAAAATACGCATTGCGAATCCGGGTATATCTATGCCGGTACACCCGCAAAAAAAATAAAGCCCATTACTGAAGAGCAACGGGCTTTACTGAATAAATTGCCAGACAACTACATTATGTATGCGGACTGGTTTAAATAA
- a CDS encoding Ig-like domain-containing protein: MKKKFLDISFPDTLEKNTTYTLNFGKLIADINENNVLKNFSYVFSTGPKLDSLSIKGKVTNSITGEPEIEAVAFILPLERDTIFGKGRPAIYSLTDSSGHYSLNNLREGTYKIYALKEKGGDKIYQQSTDEIGFIKEPIVLKKNLDSVNIQVFKEDASVFRILDKRINADGSISFAFNQKLLKPEIVVTDPPALDASKYTKFSKNNDSLKIWLTDLSFDSAKVNINDNGKLQQTVILNRGKKETYTRVLTATDNLEDRTLNPNRPFKMTFNFPILSTDANKIELLEDSVKRTNFTLEKDSTDFLSYYIKYPWRVKKSYELKFEAGAFTAIFNTKNKEFKKDFKLGSKDDYGTLVLKLIVPEKDKSYIVEVIDANKHAVNSMVITKDTTVTFNNYKAGKYYTRITYDNNKNKKWDTGNVTLGTQPEKIWNEPKELSIRALWERNETITIPKE, encoded by the coding sequence GTGAAGAAAAAGTTTTTAGATATTTCGTTCCCAGACACGCTGGAAAAAAATACTACCTATACATTGAACTTCGGGAAGCTGATTGCGGATATCAACGAAAACAACGTCTTAAAGAATTTCTCCTATGTATTTTCAACAGGTCCGAAGCTCGATTCTTTGAGCATCAAAGGCAAGGTCACCAATTCCATCACCGGCGAACCGGAAATTGAGGCGGTCGCATTTATTCTTCCTTTGGAAAGAGACACCATTTTCGGAAAAGGCCGACCAGCAATTTATTCACTAACGGATAGCTCGGGTCATTACAGTCTGAACAATTTAAGAGAAGGTACTTATAAAATTTACGCCTTAAAGGAAAAAGGCGGAGATAAAATCTATCAGCAGAGCACAGACGAAATTGGTTTTATTAAAGAACCCATTGTCTTAAAAAAGAACCTAGATTCTGTAAATATTCAAGTCTTCAAAGAAGACGCGTCGGTATTCCGGATATTGGATAAACGGATCAATGCGGATGGGAGTATCAGTTTTGCATTCAACCAGAAATTGCTAAAACCAGAAATCGTAGTCACCGATCCTCCTGCTTTGGATGCCTCAAAATATACCAAGTTTAGTAAAAATAATGACTCCCTAAAAATTTGGCTGACCGATTTAAGTTTCGATTCTGCAAAAGTAAATATCAACGATAACGGGAAATTACAGCAAACCGTTATATTGAACCGTGGGAAAAAGGAAACCTATACCAGAGTCTTGACCGCAACGGATAACCTGGAGGATCGTACCCTAAATCCGAATAGACCATTCAAAATGACCTTCAATTTTCCAATTTTAAGCACGGATGCCAATAAGATAGAACTGCTGGAAGATTCCGTAAAACGAACCAACTTTACCCTCGAAAAAGACAGCACCGACTTTTTATCTTACTATATTAAATATCCATGGCGAGTTAAAAAATCGTATGAACTCAAGTTTGAAGCGGGTGCATTTACAGCCATCTTTAACACAAAAAATAAAGAGTTTAAGAAAGATTTCAAATTGGGAAGTAAAGATGATTATGGTACTTTAGTCTTAAAACTTATCGTTCCGGAAAAAGACAAAAGTTATATCGTAGAGGTAATTGATGCGAATAAACATGCGGTCAATAGTATGGTCATTACAAAGGATACCACCGTTACTTTTAATAACTATAAAGCAGGGAAGTACTATACCAGGATTACCTACGACAATAATAAAAACAAGAAGTGGGATACTGGCAATGTTACCTTGGGTACGCAGCCTGAAAAGATTTGGAACGAACCCAAAGAACTCTCCATCCGAGCCCTTTGGGAAAGAAATGAAACCATTACGATTCCAAAAGAATAA